In a genomic window of Balaenoptera ricei isolate mBalRic1 chromosome 3, mBalRic1.hap2, whole genome shotgun sequence:
- the IL31RA gene encoding LOW QUALITY PROTEIN: interleukin-31 receptor subunit alpha (The sequence of the model RefSeq protein was modified relative to this genomic sequence to represent the inferred CDS: substituted 1 base at 1 genomic stop codon), which yields MPTSTGGVGRQEPSPRGGAGAPHGLDLWRVLGLAEVDGRRPVQLLWKKARGAPVLEKTLGYNIWYFPENNTNLTETMNTTNQQLKLYQGGKTYRVYVISYNSLGESPVATLRIPAIDEKPFQCIEAMQTCFTQDQLVVEWQSSALEVDTWMIEWVPDLDSESSTISWESVSQTRNWTIQXDELKPFWCYNISVYPMLQDRVGEPYSLQAYVKEGVPSAGPMTKAENIGVETVTITWKEIPKSQRNGFINNCTIFYQAEDGKEFSKTVNSSILQYSLESLTRKTSYTVQVMASTSAGGTSGTRINFKTLSISVFEIFVITSLVGGGSLILIILTVAYDLKKHNKLKHLCWPSVPNPAERSIATWRGDDFKDKLNLKEFDDSVNTEEDGILKPCSAPSDLTDRLVVNFENFLEVVSTEEPEKGQENILGGEKNEYMTSPYGTYCPAVSVEIPPRESQHLRSGMPEGICSEAKEHPLPPTPGLGPDHLCGEGAPNPYLENTVTTREFLMSEKLLDQTQREV from the exons CTCCACATGGCCTGGATCTGTGGCGAGTCCTGGGACTAGCTGAGGTGGATGGAAGAAGGCCAGTGCAGTTGCTGTGGAAG AAGGCAAGAGGAGCCCCGGTCCTGGAGAAAACTCTTGGCTACAACATATGGTACTTTCCAGAAAACAACACTAACCTCACAGAGACAATGAACACCACTAACCAGCAGCTTAAATTGTATCAGGGAGGCAAGACCTACCGGGTATATGTGATTTCTTACAATTCTCTTGGGGAGTCTCCAGTGGCCACGCTGAGGATTCCAGCTATTGATGAAAAGC cATTTCAGTGCATCGAGGCCATGCAGACCTGCTTCACTCAGGACCAGCTGGTGGTGGAGTGGCAAAGCTCTGCTCTGGAGGTGGATACGTGGATGATTGAGTGGGTCCCAGATTTGGACTCAGAGTCCTCGACCATTTCCTGGGAATCTGTGTCTCAGACCAGGAACTGGACGATTCAGTAGG ATGAACTAAAACCTTTCTGGTGCTATAACATCTCTGTGTATCCAATGTTGCAAGACCGAGTGGGTGAGCCATATTCTCTCCAGGCTTATGTCAAAGAAGGTG TTCCATCAGCAGGTCCCATGACAAAGGCGGAGAACATTGGTGTGGAGACAGTCACAATTACATGGAAGGAGATTCCCAAGAGTCAGAGAAATGGTTTCATCAACAACTGTACCATATTTTACCAAGCTGAAGATGGAAAGGAATTCT ccAAGACAGTCAACTCCAGCATCCTGCAGTATAGCCTGGAGTCCCTGACACGAAAGACCTCTTACACTGTTCAGGTCATGGCCAGCACCAGTGCTGGGGGAACTAGTGGCACCAGGATAAACTTCAAGACATTGTCAATTA GCGTCTTTGAGATTTTCGTTATAACTTCTCTGGTTGGAGGGGGCTCTCTTATTCTCATCATCCTGACGGTGGCATATGATCTCAAAAAACACAA CAAATTAAAGCACCTATGTTGGCCCAGTGTCCCCAACCCTGCTGAAAGAAGTATAGCCACATGGCGTGGAGATGATTTCAAG gATAAGCTAAATCTGAAGGAGTTTGATGACTCTGTGAACACAGAAGAAGATGGGATTCTAAAACCATgttctgcccccagtgaccttaCTGACAGGTTGGTGGTAAATTTTGAGAATTTTCTGGAAGTGGTTTCCACAGAGGAACCTGAAAAGGGTCAGGAAAATATcttgggaggggaaaaaaatgagtacaTGACCTCCCCATATGGGACTTATTGTCCCGCAGTTTCAGTCGAGATCCCACCCAGAGAATCGCAACACCTGCGTTCTGGAATGCCAGAGGGGATCTGCTCAGAAGCCAAAGAGCATCCGCTCCCTCCTACCCCAGGTTTAGGGCCAGACCATCTCTGTGGGGAAGGAGCACCAAACCCATACTTGGAAAATACAGTGACAACCAGAGAATTTCTCATGTCTGAAAAACTTCTAGACCAAACCCAAAGAGAAGTCTAA